A single window of Sporosarcina sp. FSL W7-1349 DNA harbors:
- a CDS encoding XTP/dITP diphosphatase has protein sequence MREIVIATSNRGKAKDFEALFAPQGIRVLTLQDVDQAIDVKETGVTFEENAILKAETVSQLLGKTVIADDSGLEIDALDGRPGVYSARYAGLDKSDEANIDKVLNELADVPAAERTARFRCVLAVAGPGRETETFSGSCEGVIHTERKGENGFGYDPIFYVPDKGKTMAELTPDEKNAISHRGAALRKMEIKLSDIIVEGDGK, from the coding sequence ATGAGGGAGATTGTGATTGCCACTTCTAATAGAGGGAAAGCAAAAGACTTTGAAGCGTTATTTGCACCACAAGGAATCCGGGTGTTGACTTTACAGGACGTGGATCAGGCGATCGATGTGAAGGAGACGGGCGTTACGTTCGAAGAGAATGCTATTTTGAAAGCGGAAACGGTTTCCCAGTTGTTAGGGAAGACGGTCATTGCGGATGACAGCGGCTTGGAGATTGACGCATTGGATGGCCGCCCTGGCGTCTATTCTGCCCGTTACGCAGGACTCGACAAAAGTGATGAAGCGAATATCGACAAAGTGCTTAACGAACTGGCAGATGTGCCTGCAGCGGAAAGAACGGCACGTTTCCGCTGTGTGTTGGCGGTCGCCGGTCCGGGTCGGGAAACAGAGACGTTTTCGGGCAGTTGCGAAGGTGTCATCCATACGGAACGAAAGGGCGAGAACGGATTTGGCTATGATCCGATTTTCTATGTGCCCGACAAAGGAAAAACGATGGCAGAATTGACCCCGGATGAAAAAAATGCAATCTCCCATCGGGGAGCGGCATTGAGAAAAATGGAAATAAAGCTTTCTGATATCATTGTTGAGGGTGATGGAAAATGA
- a CDS encoding metallophosphoesterase, whose protein sequence is MKLIVMSDSHGDRETVKAVSSLSGDATFHCGDSELSFDDPLLENIHTVRGNCDLDSRFPSSVLVEVGNKKVLAVHGHEHDVKRSLMMLYYTAKEQGADIVLFGHSHLYGAEMEDGILFLNPGSTRLPRGGKEATYAVIEWGETLRISFHDMNSGVVDSLEIKNFTKEH, encoded by the coding sequence ATGAAGTTAATTGTGATGAGTGATTCACACGGAGATCGGGAAACAGTGAAAGCCGTTTCCTCTCTTTCCGGTGACGCGACCTTCCATTGTGGAGACAGCGAACTGTCTTTTGATGATCCGCTTTTGGAAAACATCCATACAGTACGCGGCAATTGCGATTTGGATAGCCGCTTCCCTTCGTCTGTCCTTGTGGAAGTGGGCAACAAGAAGGTGCTTGCTGTCCATGGTCATGAACATGACGTCAAACGATCGTTGATGATGCTTTATTACACAGCAAAAGAGCAGGGCGCCGACATCGTCCTATTCGGACACTCCCATTTGTACGGGGCCGAAATGGAAGACGGCATCCTGTTTCTGAATCCGGGCAGCACACGCCTCCCACGGGGCGGCAAGGAAGCCACCTATGCCGTGATCGAGTGGGGGGAAACCCTGCGTATTTCTTTTCACGATATGAATAGTGGGGTTGTGGATTCATTGGAAATAAAGAACTTTACAAAAGAGCATTGA
- a CDS encoding class I SAM-dependent methyltransferase: MLGYYSKLSSEVYDIDKYIGLSFGDVEFYSDRLASCTGNILEPGVGTGRILIPLLEKGLKVDGFDVSEEMLKICRNNCEKRGLKPKLFKGKMESFSLDAEYEAIIIPTGTFLLLHKREDSIKALKNFFSHLSNGGMLIVDIFLQTEVSTNKISTRTWESKSGGMITLEDKIVEVDHVNQYTVSHNRYEKWDNGKLIQTELERFPLRWYGIEEFKMILEQIGFEDIIISADYKYGQYPTDPTQIITFEAIVKK; the protein is encoded by the coding sequence ATGTTGGGTTATTATAGCAAGCTCTCTTCGGAGGTATATGACATAGACAAATATATCGGTCTTTCGTTTGGAGATGTGGAATTTTATAGTGATAGATTAGCTTCTTGTACAGGTAATATTCTTGAACCAGGAGTAGGTACGGGACGCATTCTTATTCCACTTTTAGAAAAAGGTTTGAAAGTTGACGGTTTCGATGTTTCAGAAGAAATGTTAAAAATATGTCGAAATAATTGTGAAAAAAGAGGGCTGAAGCCAAAACTATTTAAAGGAAAAATGGAGTCGTTTTCATTAGATGCAGAATATGAAGCGATTATCATACCAACGGGCACATTCTTGCTTCTACATAAAAGAGAGGACTCCATTAAAGCATTAAAAAACTTTTTCAGTCATCTCTCTAATGGTGGCATGCTTATAGTAGATATATTTTTACAAACCGAGGTATCGACAAACAAAATATCGACGAGAACTTGGGAATCTAAGAGTGGTGGTATGATCACATTAGAAGATAAAATTGTCGAAGTTGACCATGTTAATCAATACACAGTTTCTCATAATCGCTATGAAAAGTGGGACAACGGAAAACTTATACAAACAGAATTAGAGCGATTTCCACTTCGTTGGTACGGAATTGAAGAGTTTAAAATGATTCTTGAACAGATTGGGTTTGAGGATATAATTATCTCAGCAGATTATAAGTACGGACAATACCCAACAGATCCAACTCAAATAATTACATTTGAAGCCATTGTTAAGAAATAA
- a CDS encoding DUF1259 domain-containing protein, which produces MRLESSEDLCGEFARILGGSGSIVNGACLVQKFRDIRFTILGRRTRSPLVIPQFFSFEDLDRNRNALNLGETVLLQEEINPLLTELRKRNIIVTAVHNHWLFEEPRAMYMHFESVEPPLEFARKVREAFRVLKK; this is translated from the coding sequence TTGAGATTAGAATCGAGTGAAGACTTATGTGGAGAATTTGCGCGTATCCTTGGAGGAAGCGGTAGTATAGTAAATGGAGCTTGTCTTGTGCAAAAATTTAGAGATATTCGATTTACTATTCTTGGAAGAAGAACAAGGTCACCTTTAGTGATTCCACAATTTTTTTCTTTTGAAGATTTGGACAGAAATAGAAACGCGCTAAACCTCGGAGAAACCGTACTTTTACAAGAGGAGATTAACCCATTACTCACAGAGCTGAGAAAGAGAAATATAATTGTTACTGCCGTACACAATCATTGGTTATTTGAGGAACCACGGGCAATGTATATGCACTTTGAGTCTGTCGAACCGCCCCTTGAATTTGCAAGGAAAGTTCGAGAAGCATTTAGAGTACTAAAAAAATGA
- a CDS encoding phage holin family protein: MQMIEWLSRFLESDNTKLIYILALIMGANIIDFTIGWLNARLNPNIKFSSAKAIYGRKLLLFILLVYSIPVALLMPEPLGISVLYVLYFGYLLSEINSVLHHFKLADVDKSMDPYIDFFKAIFTKKGAK, encoded by the coding sequence ATGCAAATGATTGAATGGCTATCGAGATTCTTGGAATCGGACAACACTAAATTAATTTACATCCTAGCGCTTATCATGGGCGCCAACATTATTGATTTTACGATTGGATGGTTAAACGCAAGGCTAAATCCTAACATTAAATTTTCAAGCGCAAAAGCAATTTACGGGCGTAAGTTGCTTTTATTCATTTTGCTTGTTTACTCAATCCCGGTTGCACTATTGATGCCGGAGCCGTTAGGGATTAGTGTCTTGTATGTCTTGTATTTTGGTTATCTATTGAGCGAGATAAATTCAGTGCTGCATCACTTTAAACTGGCTGATGTTGACAAGTCGATGGATCCTTACATTGATTTTTTTAAAGCGATTTTTACAAAGAAAGGCGCGAAATAA
- a CDS encoding peptidoglycan recognition protein family protein has translation MAKIIDIRNKTPRTNGTRKLSAIKNIARHHSATTSGNWDSFWRHWNGKLGWGTGGYHEIILPDGSVDLCYDPEEITNGVGGQNSHIYNICLVGNGSFTEAQERTFDERARYWMQQLGLSAKDVKGHNEFPKQSTNCPGTDMNIVRTRLAGPVASTQAPSKKEDSELKFTSKAARELWETFIDSKAQREIVIQAAVNAGYSDTWIQDL, from the coding sequence ATGGCTAAAATCATCGACATCCGGAATAAGACACCCCGTACCAACGGGACCCGAAAGTTGTCGGCCATCAAAAACATTGCCCGGCACCATTCCGCTACCACATCCGGAAATTGGGACTCATTTTGGCGACACTGGAACGGCAAACTTGGATGGGGCACAGGCGGCTATCATGAGATCATCCTACCGGACGGATCGGTGGATCTTTGTTACGACCCGGAAGAGATCACGAATGGCGTCGGCGGACAAAATTCGCACATCTACAATATTTGTCTGGTCGGAAATGGCTCATTTACTGAGGCGCAGGAGCGTACATTTGATGAGCGAGCTCGGTACTGGATGCAACAGCTAGGGTTGTCGGCCAAAGACGTGAAAGGGCATAACGAATTTCCCAAACAGTCCACTAATTGCCCAGGCACTGACATGAATATTGTTCGGACGCGGCTTGCTGGACCCGTGGCATCCACTCAGGCGCCGAGCAAAAAGGAGGATTCGGAATTGAAATTTACAAGCAAAGCGGCCCGAGAGTTATGGGAAACATTTATCGACAGCAAAGCCCAGCGAGAAATTGTCATACAGGCTGCCGTAAATGCTGGATACAGCGACACGTGGATTCAGGATCTGTAA
- a CDS encoding DNA-binding protein, with protein sequence MEYKFATTEELLDFLKEELLSAAEAAEVLDISKARLGQLVKDGKLIAVKEQPKMFLKSVVLEKKEELESLRKKYRPYDE encoded by the coding sequence ATGGAATATAAATTTGCTACTACTGAGGAACTCCTCGATTTTTTAAAGGAAGAGTTATTATCTGCCGCAGAAGCAGCTGAGGTATTAGACATATCGAAAGCTCGTCTGGGGCAATTAGTGAAGGATGGGAAATTAATTGCCGTCAAGGAACAACCGAAAATGTTTTTGAAAAGTGTGGTACTAGAAAAAAAAGAGGAGCTTGAATCGCTTCGTAAGAAATACAGACCATATGATGAGTAA
- a CDS encoding transcriptional regulator produces the protein MLERSVKYGEMLDMMYMDGKGNVSQRRIKVQRVGELTLWAYCYARESNRTFTIDNILALVPVTRKERMVI, from the coding sequence ATGTTGGAGCGGTCGGTAAAGTATGGAGAGATGCTGGATATGATGTATATGGACGGTAAAGGAAATGTCAGTCAAAGGAGAATCAAAGTGCAGCGAGTGGGGGAGTTGACATTATGGGCTTACTGCTATGCGCGGGAGTCCAATCGGACGTTTACCATTGACAATATACTTGCACTTGTTCCCGTAACACGAAAGGAAAGAATGGTCATTTGA
- a CDS encoding acyl-CoA dehydrogenase family protein codes for MTYNLTEDQETLRKTIGRFANEKVSPLAEEIEHSGDYPDELIGMMNELGIMGLPYEEKYGGGGADLLTMSIAMEELAKVCANTAMVPITQELGAMPIVVMGNEEQKEKYLSKIATGEYRIAFALTEPDAGSDVASMKSTAVRDGDNYILNGAKRFISYADVADVFSFFAKTDISQGNNGISSFIVERNTPGITIGKKENKMGFKGFSSCEVFFDNVVVPKANLLGEEGDGFKIAMETLDKTRPLVAICGVGLAQGALDYAIDYSKTRTQFGKPISRFQGLQWMMADMAMQIEASRQLVYKAATVVDRNETKSSMLGAMSKCFATDVAMKVTTDALQIVGGSGYMKEYPTERYFRQAKLLQIVEGTNQIQRVVIAGQLLK; via the coding sequence ATGACTTACAACTTAACAGAGGATCAAGAAACATTAAGAAAGACGATTGGACGATTTGCCAATGAAAAAGTATCCCCTTTGGCTGAGGAAATTGAGCATAGCGGAGATTATCCAGACGAATTGATCGGCATGATGAATGAATTGGGGATTATGGGGCTGCCTTACGAAGAAAAGTATGGGGGCGGCGGTGCCGATCTACTTACAATGAGCATTGCCATGGAAGAGTTGGCCAAAGTTTGTGCGAATACTGCAATGGTTCCTATTACACAGGAACTAGGCGCAATGCCGATTGTGGTGATGGGAAATGAAGAGCAAAAAGAAAAGTACCTTTCCAAAATTGCGACTGGTGAGTATCGAATTGCCTTTGCGTTAACAGAGCCTGATGCGGGTTCCGATGTAGCCTCCATGAAATCAACCGCTGTTCGTGATGGAGATAATTACATCCTGAACGGTGCGAAAAGATTCATCTCTTACGCAGATGTGGCAGATGTTTTTAGTTTTTTTGCCAAAACAGATATTTCTCAAGGGAATAATGGGATTAGCAGTTTCATAGTGGAGCGAAATACACCGGGAATTACCATAGGGAAAAAAGAAAATAAAATGGGTTTTAAAGGATTTTCTTCTTGTGAAGTATTTTTTGATAATGTCGTTGTACCAAAAGCTAATTTATTAGGAGAGGAAGGGGATGGATTTAAAATCGCAATGGAAACATTGGATAAAACAAGACCTCTTGTTGCGATTTGTGGAGTTGGATTAGCACAAGGCGCATTGGATTATGCGATTGATTATTCCAAAACGCGAACGCAATTTGGAAAACCGATATCTCGCTTCCAGGGATTGCAATGGATGATGGCTGATATGGCTATGCAAATTGAGGCATCGAGACAATTAGTCTATAAAGCTGCGACGGTGGTGGATCGCAATGAAACAAAATCATCCATGCTAGGCGCCATGTCGAAGTGTTTTGCTACAGATGTAGCGATGAAAGTAACGACTGACGCGCTTCAAATTGTTGGTGGATCAGGTTATATGAAAGAATATCCGACTGAGCGATATTTCAGGCAAGCCAAATTATTGCAAATTGTTGAGGGCACGAACCAGATTCAAAGAGTTGTGATTGCGGGTCAATTATTGAAATAA
- a CDS encoding AMP-binding protein encodes MDRAKTGVKNIYEYVRSSATANPEKIAVVDDYGRYTYPHLLAEVQKMAGAFKSYGIQKGDVVSFQLPNWVESIIIHQALAMIGAVTNPIVPIYRSHEMKYILKQSKTKMLLIPNTFRGFDYLEMIRSIHPKLPDLKNVIILDKYNENPSLEEHFEIGYTNFIEEGVPHEEWESVSTEDPALLLYTSGTTSLPKGVLHSHLTLLNECSSIIDLYELTDSDVVFMPSPVTHITGLLFGMEMPFMIQGKVVLQDIWDPKRTIQYLLEEKCTWTMGATPFLKGITSEISEQEAEEIHLKFFCCGGADVPPDLVIHATKILKCHVSRAYGSSEFPTLCACGPNEPIEKAAYTDGKLFKKAQAKVVDKFGQTLPLGEVGELAITGPELFLGYNREEDNKTAFLEDGYFLTGDLGVLDREGYIEIKGRIKEIIIRGGENISVKEVETILYRHPKILSVAIVALPDEKMGERGCACVVLKEGVQTLDLAEMNRFLVESGISKQKLPEQLEIMEELPTTASGKIQKFVLKENLLKKVTEESK; translated from the coding sequence ATGGACCGTGCAAAAACAGGGGTTAAAAATATATATGAATATGTTAGGAGTTCCGCAACAGCCAATCCAGAAAAAATTGCAGTGGTAGATGATTACGGGCGGTACACCTATCCACACTTATTAGCTGAAGTTCAAAAAATGGCAGGTGCGTTTAAGTCATATGGTATCCAAAAAGGAGATGTCGTCTCTTTTCAACTGCCAAATTGGGTTGAATCCATCATTATTCATCAAGCACTTGCCATGATTGGGGCCGTCACCAATCCGATTGTTCCTATTTATCGAAGTCATGAAATGAAATATATATTAAAACAATCCAAGACAAAAATGTTATTGATTCCGAATACATTCAGAGGATTTGATTATCTTGAAATGATCCGTTCCATTCACCCCAAATTACCTGATTTAAAAAATGTGATTATTTTAGACAAATATAACGAAAATCCAAGTTTAGAAGAACATTTTGAAATCGGTTACACAAACTTTATAGAAGAAGGCGTTCCACATGAAGAATGGGAATCGGTTTCTACGGAAGATCCGGCACTTCTACTTTATACATCTGGAACGACATCTCTGCCAAAAGGTGTATTACACAGTCATCTTACACTTCTAAATGAATGTTCATCCATTATTGACTTGTATGAGTTGACTGACTCGGATGTCGTATTTATGCCATCGCCTGTAACCCACATTACGGGATTATTGTTCGGGATGGAAATGCCCTTCATGATTCAAGGGAAAGTTGTCTTACAAGATATCTGGGATCCCAAAAGAACAATTCAATACTTACTTGAAGAAAAATGTACATGGACGATGGGGGCAACCCCATTTCTCAAAGGGATTACTAGTGAAATATCGGAACAAGAAGCAGAAGAAATACATCTTAAGTTTTTTTGTTGTGGAGGAGCGGATGTACCGCCTGACTTGGTAATCCATGCAACTAAAATTCTAAAATGCCACGTATCCAGGGCATATGGATCTTCCGAATTTCCAACACTATGCGCTTGCGGACCGAACGAACCCATTGAGAAAGCAGCTTATACCGATGGGAAGTTGTTTAAAAAGGCACAAGCAAAAGTCGTAGATAAATTTGGACAAACACTTCCTTTGGGAGAAGTCGGAGAATTAGCCATTACGGGTCCCGAGTTATTCTTGGGATACAACCGAGAAGAAGATAACAAAACAGCATTTTTAGAAGATGGCTACTTTCTCACGGGGGACTTAGGCGTACTGGATCGGGAAGGTTATATTGAAATTAAAGGCAGGATAAAAGAAATTATTATTCGCGGAGGCGAAAATATCAGCGTTAAGGAAGTCGAGACGATTCTCTATAGGCATCCAAAGATATTATCAGTCGCCATCGTTGCCTTGCCGGACGAGAAGATGGGTGAAAGAGGATGCGCGTGTGTTGTCTTAAAAGAAGGAGTTCAAACATTAGACTTAGCCGAAATGAACAGGTTTTTAGTGGAAAGTGGGATTTCTAAACAGAAACTACCGGAACAACTAGAAATTATGGAGGAATTACCTACTACAGCTAGTGGAAAAATACAGAAATTTGTCTTGAAAGAAAATCTATTAAAAAAAGTAACGGAGGAATCGAAATGA
- a CDS encoding enoyl-CoA hydratase-related protein, with amino-acid sequence MKFVNLEVNDFIGIVTVNRPPVNAVNGEVYEEINKTFQSINERTDIRVVIFRAEGEKAFLAGNDLNEFLTMNPENADERMLVVRESFWAVYDCQVPVIGAINGAAPGTGLAYASVCDIIIASDNAYFSLPEINVGVMGGAKHLSRLVPQMVVRYMHYTGDSLSAAEMKEYGAVLKVVPQEELLEASLEVARAIAKKSPIAIRMAKKSLNTIEYMDLKEGYKFEQSLSRDLSGYEDSKEAVNSFLEKREPVFQNK; translated from the coding sequence ATGAAATTTGTGAACTTAGAAGTAAATGACTTTATCGGCATCGTTACAGTCAACAGACCACCAGTTAATGCAGTAAATGGAGAAGTATACGAGGAAATTAATAAAACCTTTCAGTCCATTAATGAAAGAACGGATATTCGAGTAGTTATCTTTCGAGCAGAGGGAGAAAAAGCCTTTTTGGCAGGAAATGATTTGAATGAATTTTTAACTATGAATCCAGAAAATGCAGATGAAAGAATGTTAGTAGTTCGTGAAAGTTTTTGGGCGGTGTATGACTGCCAAGTTCCGGTTATTGGAGCAATCAATGGTGCAGCACCAGGTACAGGATTGGCGTATGCCTCTGTATGTGACATTATCATCGCCTCCGACAATGCCTATTTTAGTTTACCTGAAATAAATGTCGGGGTTATGGGAGGGGCAAAACATCTATCACGCTTGGTTCCGCAAATGGTTGTTAGGTATATGCACTATACAGGGGATTCACTTTCAGCTGCGGAAATGAAAGAATATGGTGCTGTTTTAAAAGTAGTACCACAAGAGGAGTTACTAGAAGCATCATTGGAAGTTGCACGCGCCATTGCAAAGAAAAGCCCGATAGCTATTCGAATGGCAAAGAAGAGCTTAAATACGATAGAGTATATGGATTTAAAAGAAGGCTATAAATTTGAACAAAGCCTATCGAGGGACCTTTCGGGATATGAGGATTCGAAAGAGGCTGTGAATTCATTTTTGGAAAAAAGAGAACCTGTTTTTCAAAATAAATAA
- a CDS encoding ABC transporter substrate-binding protein, whose amino-acid sequence MKKKNRFIFKGILGFLLILSTLLTACSGGSSGSNSNENAKDAIKIGFITTLTGSSASSGELQKYGAELAVKHLNEQGGIMGKQLELVVRDDKGQPEESVKAARDLQSKGINLFVGVISSSVALALSPAMEEMDSVFINTASHSDRLTGADFNKHYFRITDNAQMRNAAGAKIIAERYPDVTKWATFSPDYEYGHNTHDQFFANLKKYNPEIELIHESWPPFGSPDFKNYITSVQSAKPQGVFSSLYAGDAIVMSKQAQPFKFYQGLELFINPSAEEDIREQLGANMHEEWGGVHYYSKAYDNPLNTEFVKDFEEQHGEEPTGFSAETYNAILALKAAIEKADSSTTEDVIKNLEGLEFDSLTGKRLIRAEDHQAIKDVIWVHVVPTEEAPGWKVEDYVLIPGADVIDPPSIN is encoded by the coding sequence TTGAAAAAAAAGAATAGATTTATTTTCAAGGGTATTCTTGGGTTTCTACTTATTTTGTCAACACTATTAACGGCTTGTTCGGGTGGTTCATCGGGTTCTAATTCTAATGAGAATGCAAAAGATGCCATAAAAATTGGTTTCATTACAACATTAACAGGCAGTTCGGCTAGTTCGGGAGAGCTTCAAAAATATGGAGCTGAATTAGCAGTGAAACATTTGAACGAACAAGGCGGAATTATGGGGAAACAGCTAGAGTTAGTCGTTCGGGATGATAAGGGACAACCCGAAGAGTCGGTAAAAGCTGCTCGGGATTTACAGAGTAAAGGGATAAACTTGTTTGTCGGAGTGATTAGCAGCAGTGTCGCCTTAGCATTATCTCCAGCTATGGAGGAAATGGATTCCGTATTTATTAATACAGCATCCCATTCGGATCGGCTGACTGGGGCGGATTTTAATAAGCATTATTTTCGGATCACAGATAATGCTCAAATGAGAAACGCTGCCGGTGCCAAAATTATTGCTGAACGTTATCCTGATGTGACGAAGTGGGCTACTTTTTCTCCTGATTATGAGTATGGACATAATACGCACGATCAGTTTTTTGCAAATCTAAAGAAATACAACCCGGAAATTGAGCTGATTCATGAATCTTGGCCGCCATTCGGTTCACCAGATTTCAAAAATTATATTACGTCCGTTCAAAGCGCCAAACCTCAGGGAGTCTTCTCCTCGCTATATGCGGGAGATGCGATTGTAATGTCAAAACAAGCCCAACCGTTCAAGTTTTATCAAGGTTTAGAACTATTCATCAACCCTTCTGCGGAGGAAGATATCCGTGAACAATTGGGTGCCAACATGCATGAGGAATGGGGCGGGGTGCATTATTACAGTAAGGCCTATGATAACCCATTGAACACTGAATTTGTAAAGGACTTTGAGGAACAACACGGAGAGGAGCCGACCGGCTTTAGCGCGGAAACTTACAATGCTATTTTAGCACTGAAAGCAGCTATCGAAAAGGCAGATTCTTCTACTACCGAAGATGTAATAAAAAATTTAGAAGGTTTGGAGTTTGATAGTTTGACTGGAAAAAGGCTTATAAGAGCTGAGGATCATCAGGCTATTAAAGACGTTATTTGGGTTCATGTGGTCCCGACCGAGGAAGCGCCGGGATGGAAAGTAGAAGATTACGTTTTGATACCAGGTGCGGATGTTATCGATCCACCATCAATCAATTAG
- a CDS encoding branched-chain amino acid ABC transporter permease, giving the protein MTTILLPLINGLSQGMLLFLIASGLTLIFGVLGILNFSHGALFMIGAYVGYSLTKGAIISPVVFILVTLASGIAVAVLGGIVETFILRRIYKVEEIFALIATFAILLILEGATHLVWGGSYLTVSHPQGLESGFTFMDMVIPTYSIVVVITGVIVAGSLFFIIQKTSFGKLIRAAAADYKMTNALGVNVPLIFTSVFMFGAFLAGIAGVISAPTTVLTPGLAMTFIIQAFGVVVVGGLGSIPGALLAALLLSVIDSYVTSFVPFLAGVAFFLSMVIILLIKPKGILA; this is encoded by the coding sequence TTGACTACAATTTTACTTCCGCTAATAAATGGTCTGTCACAGGGAATGTTATTATTCTTGATTGCCTCGGGGTTGACTTTAATTTTTGGGGTTTTAGGAATTTTAAACTTTTCACATGGTGCGCTTTTTATGATCGGGGCTTATGTGGGTTATTCTCTGACAAAGGGAGCCATCATTTCTCCTGTTGTTTTCATACTAGTTACACTTGCCTCGGGAATAGCAGTTGCTGTTTTAGGCGGAATTGTTGAAACGTTTATTTTAAGAAGAATCTATAAGGTAGAAGAAATATTCGCATTGATCGCGACCTTTGCGATTCTCCTGATTCTTGAAGGGGCCACTCATTTAGTTTGGGGCGGGAGTTACCTAACCGTAAGTCATCCACAAGGACTGGAAAGCGGATTTACTTTTATGGATATGGTCATTCCAACATATTCAATTGTAGTTGTAATTACAGGAGTAATTGTAGCCGGATCACTGTTTTTTATAATTCAAAAAACGTCATTTGGAAAATTAATTAGGGCTGCCGCCGCGGATTATAAAATGACAAATGCCTTAGGGGTGAATGTGCCTCTTATATTTACATCTGTTTTTATGTTTGGAGCCTTCTTAGCTGGTATTGCGGGGGTTATTTCAGCCCCCACAACAGTATTAACACCGGGTTTAGCCATGACATTCATTATTCAAGCGTTTGGGGTTGTCGTCGTTGGAGGATTGGGGAGTATCCCGGGTGCACTGCTAGCCGCCCTATTACTTTCCGTAATCGATTCTTATGTTACTAGCTTTGTTCCTTTTTTAGCCGGTGTTGCTTTTTTTCTCAGCATGGTAATTATTCTGTTAATAAAGCCAAAAGGGATATTAGCGTAA
- a CDS encoding branched-chain amino acid ABC transporter permease encodes MEYKNKQNKMILFGIVIVFILALAPVFLDGSIIYRLSSILISALFATSFNLIFGYTGMVSFGQAAYFAIGAYTVSLFLNVVPSFFLGLGLAALISAIAALVLGFIALRTAGIYFGILTLALGELVYQVFYKSNWAGGQNGIAGIKAPNMNFFGWDLKLAGMPYYYFAILVTVLLSFLILWVVVNSRFGKTLISIKEDPVRAEFLGVNVKRYRLIAFIISGMFAGVAGGLSAPLTSIITADLASWTNSATPIIITLFGGYAYFLGPTVGAFIYEFFRYATASFSDASNLLIGLMLLIVILVLPKGVLGLIDIIRTKRTKLSKYKMEKNQKEVDKEVVVYDEGT; translated from the coding sequence TTGGAATATAAGAACAAACAGAATAAGATGATTCTATTTGGGATTGTTATAGTATTTATTCTTGCCCTCGCACCGGTTTTTTTGGATGGCAGTATTATTTATCGATTATCAAGTATCTTGATTAGTGCGTTATTTGCGACTAGCTTCAACCTCATATTTGGTTATACAGGGATGGTTTCATTTGGACAGGCAGCCTATTTTGCTATCGGAGCTTATACGGTTTCTTTGTTTTTGAATGTGGTTCCCTCATTCTTTTTAGGATTAGGGCTGGCAGCTTTAATTAGTGCCATCGCCGCTTTAGTACTCGGATTTATTGCATTACGAACAGCGGGTATCTATTTTGGGATTTTGACGCTTGCATTGGGTGAATTAGTATACCAAGTATTTTACAAGTCCAATTGGGCTGGTGGACAAAATGGGATTGCGGGCATCAAAGCGCCCAATATGAACTTTTTTGGATGGGATTTAAAACTAGCGGGAATGCCTTATTATTATTTTGCAATATTGGTTACTGTTCTGCTCTCTTTTTTGATTTTGTGGGTTGTTGTGAACAGCAGGTTTGGCAAAACTCTCATTTCTATTAAAGAAGACCCGGTTCGAGCAGAGTTTTTAGGAGTTAATGTGAAGCGGTATCGGTTAATCGCTTTCATTATTTCTGGAATGTTCGCAGGAGTGGCAGGCGGATTATCAGCACCGTTAACGAGCATTATTACAGCGGATCTTGCTTCGTGGACGAACTCAGCTACACCTATTATCATTACTCTTTTTGGAGGGTATGCATACTTTCTTGGTCCGACCGTGGGGGCTTTTATTTACGAGTTTTTCCGGTATGCAACAGCATCTTTCTCGGATGCTTCCAATTTACTGATCGGTTTGATGTTACTTATTGTCATACTTGTATTGCCAAAAGGAGTTTTAGGATTGATAGACATCATTCGTACGAAGAGGACGAAGCTCAGTAAATATAAGATGGAAAAAAATCAAAAGGAAGTGGATAAGGAGGTAGTAGTTTATGACGAAGGCACTTGA